Proteins from a genomic interval of Rhodothermus marinus:
- the lptE gene encoding LptE family protein, translating to MRRCRRWVWLWWIGWLALGGCAYYSFTGAAIPSHLQTIAIPLVEDRSNSPFTNLDQQLTELLIERFVNQTRLTLEPDPEAADALLEVRIDRYTNEPTAVGGAERAERNRVTITVTVRYVDQVNDQVLLERSFSAFEEYDPVAQGLAGEEETARLVLRNLADDIFTAATSNW from the coding sequence ATGAGGCGCTGTAGGCGGTGGGTGTGGCTCTGGTGGATCGGATGGCTCGCGCTCGGCGGGTGCGCCTACTACAGCTTCACCGGCGCCGCCATCCCGTCGCATCTGCAGACGATCGCCATCCCGCTGGTCGAAGACCGGAGCAACAGCCCGTTTACCAACCTGGATCAACAACTCACCGAGCTGCTTATCGAGCGCTTCGTGAACCAGACGCGGCTGACGCTCGAACCGGATCCGGAGGCGGCCGACGCCCTGCTGGAAGTGCGCATCGATCGGTACACGAACGAGCCCACGGCCGTCGGCGGGGCCGAACGCGCCGAGCGTAACCGGGTGACCATCACCGTCACGGTGCGCTACGTGGATCAGGTCAACGATCAGGTGCTGCTGGAGCGGAGTTTTTCGGCCTTCGAGGAGTACGATCCCGTAGCCCAGGGACTGGCCGGCGAAGAAGAAACGGCCCGGCTGGTGCTTCGCAATCTGGCCGACGACATCTTCACGGCGGCCACTTCTAACTGGTAA
- a CDS encoding sigma-54 interaction domain-containing protein, whose amino-acid sequence MDREAIQQRFGIVGQSAAIRNVIDRARMVARTDITVLLQGESGVGKELIAHAIHGMSPRRHGPFVIVNCGAIPEGLIESELFGAEKGAYTGAVERRKGYFEEADGGTIFLDEIGEMPLAAQVRLLRVLETGEFTRVGSSRPIKTDVRIIAATNKDLAKAVRAGQFREDLYYRISTVIIEIPPLRERREDIIPLFEYFLHRAAQRYGTPLRRLDESARQLLLRYHWPGNVRELRNVAEQVAVLLTKTTITAEDLRPLLRGVSAGRSLMPVSRPSEHGGDPRERELIYRLLLELRLDMHEIKALLHRLVSGQVRRPEQLPAPSEEPAFRPSPSWTEAEDADFVEDVPFEEELDFEPVETHDHWESEQETLREAATDQHEQKTAEQSPASGLLNGERLPTLAEAERMLIVEALKRYGGNRRQAARALGISERTLYRKLKEIDEAL is encoded by the coding sequence ATGGACCGAGAAGCCATTCAGCAGCGCTTCGGGATCGTCGGGCAATCGGCGGCCATCCGGAACGTGATCGACCGGGCCCGCATGGTGGCCCGCACGGACATCACCGTGCTGCTGCAGGGCGAAAGCGGCGTGGGGAAGGAGCTGATCGCGCACGCCATTCACGGGATGAGTCCGCGCCGTCATGGGCCGTTCGTGATCGTTAACTGCGGGGCGATTCCGGAGGGCCTGATCGAATCCGAGCTGTTCGGTGCCGAAAAAGGCGCCTACACCGGCGCCGTCGAGCGCCGCAAAGGGTACTTCGAAGAGGCCGACGGCGGCACCATCTTTCTGGACGAAATCGGCGAGATGCCGCTGGCCGCCCAGGTGCGGCTGCTGCGCGTGCTGGAGACCGGCGAGTTCACGCGGGTGGGCTCCAGCCGTCCCATCAAAACCGATGTGCGCATCATTGCGGCGACGAACAAGGATCTGGCGAAGGCCGTCCGCGCCGGGCAGTTCCGCGAGGACCTGTACTACCGTATCAGTACAGTCATCATCGAGATTCCGCCGCTGCGCGAGCGCCGCGAAGACATCATCCCGCTGTTCGAATATTTCCTGCACCGGGCGGCTCAGCGCTACGGCACGCCGCTGCGTCGGCTGGACGAAAGCGCCCGCCAGTTGCTGCTCCGCTATCACTGGCCGGGCAACGTGCGCGAGCTGCGCAACGTGGCCGAGCAGGTGGCCGTGCTGCTGACCAAAACTACCATTACGGCCGAGGACCTGCGGCCACTGCTGCGTGGCGTGAGCGCCGGCCGTAGCCTGATGCCGGTCAGTCGCCCATCGGAGCACGGCGGCGACCCGCGCGAGCGTGAGCTGATCTACCGGTTGCTGCTGGAGCTGCGGCTCGATATGCACGAGATCAAGGCGCTGCTGCATCGGCTGGTCTCCGGCCAGGTGCGGCGACCCGAGCAGCTCCCGGCTCCGTCCGAGGAACCGGCCTTCCGCCCCTCGCCTTCCTGGACGGAGGCCGAGGATGCGGACTTCGTGGAAGACGTTCCCTTCGAAGAGGAACTGGACTTCGAGCCGGTTGAAACGCACGATCACTGGGAGTCGGAGCAGGAGACGCTGCGAGAAGCGGCAACCGATCAACACGAGCAAAAGACGGCTGAGCAATCGCCGGCTTCCGGCCTGTTGAACGGCGAGCGGTTGCCCACGCTGGCCGAGGCCGAGCGCATGCTGATCGTCGAAGCGCTCAAGCGCTACGGCGGCAACCGGCGGCAGGCCGCCCGGGCGCTGGGCATCAGCGAGCGCACCCTCTACCGCAAGCTGAAGGAGATCGATGAGGCGCTGTAG
- the ribD gene encoding bifunctional diaminohydroxyphosphoribosylaminopyrimidine deaminase/5-amino-6-(5-phosphoribosylamino)uracil reductase RibD: protein MDAGWALAAGLHPGDLTAHTEAERFMVRCLELAFRGAGRVSPNPMVGAVLVDPDGQVLAEGWHDRYGGPHAERVAIEEALRCHGPEALRRATLYVNLEPCAHYGKTPPCADFIITHGIPRVVVGMVDPFPQVAGQGIARLRAHGVQVEVGVLEAACRRFNEAFVHHVETGRPLVTLKMAQTLDGFVATRTGQSRWISGERARKLVHRWRAVLDGVLVGSGTAAADDPALTVRHVEGRQPVRIVLDRTGGLPPTLRLFTDEQAARTLAIVGPGARPAYAASLLQAGGRVWTLPLRDGHLDLEALLERLGREGGPDGRPLQSLLVEAGPRLATALFRQGLVDRFFLFIAPRLFGEGVPLLNDLGVRAVDEGPRFETHRWVEVGEDLLFLGYSRAG from the coding sequence ATGGATGCTGGATGGGCCCTCGCGGCCGGACTACATCCGGGAGATCTGACGGCACACACCGAGGCCGAGCGCTTCATGGTGCGCTGCCTGGAGCTGGCCTTTCGTGGCGCCGGCCGCGTCAGCCCGAATCCCATGGTGGGGGCCGTGCTGGTGGATCCCGACGGGCAGGTGCTGGCCGAAGGCTGGCATGACCGTTACGGGGGACCGCATGCCGAGCGGGTGGCCATCGAGGAAGCGTTGCGGTGCCACGGTCCCGAAGCACTGCGCCGGGCCACGCTGTACGTGAATCTGGAGCCCTGCGCCCATTACGGCAAAACGCCACCCTGCGCCGATTTTATCATCACGCACGGGATTCCCCGCGTGGTCGTGGGCATGGTCGATCCGTTTCCGCAGGTGGCCGGACAGGGCATTGCCCGGCTGCGGGCGCACGGGGTACAGGTGGAAGTGGGTGTGCTGGAGGCGGCCTGCCGTCGGTTCAACGAGGCGTTCGTGCACCATGTGGAGACCGGGCGGCCGCTGGTCACGCTCAAGATGGCACAGACGCTCGACGGCTTTGTCGCCACACGTACGGGTCAGTCGCGCTGGATCTCGGGGGAACGGGCACGGAAGCTGGTGCATCGCTGGCGGGCCGTGCTCGACGGCGTGCTGGTGGGCAGTGGTACGGCGGCCGCCGACGATCCGGCGCTGACCGTGCGGCACGTCGAAGGACGCCAGCCGGTGCGGATCGTGCTGGACCGGACCGGCGGTCTGCCGCCGACGCTTCGGCTCTTTACCGACGAACAGGCGGCCCGCACGCTGGCCATCGTCGGACCCGGCGCGCGACCGGCCTATGCCGCTTCGCTGCTGCAAGCAGGCGGCCGCGTCTGGACGCTCCCGCTTCGGGATGGGCACCTCGATCTGGAGGCCCTGCTGGAGCGACTGGGGCGCGAAGGCGGACCCGACGGCCGCCCCCTGCAATCCCTGCTTGTCGAGGCCGGTCCCCGTCTGGCCACGGCGCTGTTCCGGCAGGGGCTGGTCGATCGCTTTTTCCTGTTCATCGCGCCGCGTCTTTTTGGAGAGGGCGTGCCGCTGTTGAACGATCTGGGCGTGCGCGCGGTGGACGAAGGACCGCGCTTCGAGACGCACCGATGGGTGGAGGTCGGCGAAGACCTGCTGTTTCTGGGCTATAGCCGCGCGGGCTGA
- a CDS encoding glycoside hydrolase family 3 protein, with product MKHLVTTLLFGLVFAAAVRAQSSRVDSLLAAMTLAEKISLLHGAIDPTGEAGAGYVPGVPRLGIPAMRLTDGPAGIRTRHPATALPAPVALAASFDPELAYRYGHVMGIEGRARRHEVLLSPMVNIVRVPEAGRNFETFSEDPLLSAEMVAAEVRGIQDAGMMATVKHYVANNFENDRMRVNVVVDERTLREIYLPGFEAAIKAGAAAVMCAYNRVNGPYVCDNEMLLTDILRDEWGFEGWVMTDWFAGHSLESLVRGLDQEMPGYTIPFSLLDMPLAPAVFADSLLAAVESGRIDEAYVDRAVRRILVQMEQFGLLDGESTPPEIDIEAHAAVAREVAEAGAVLLRNENQTLPLSERDLQHLVVIGPTATRPLIGGGGSSRVRPFRTTSTLAALQELAGPQAQIRYVPGIDLDGVPVPTSALRTPDGQPGLLRQGADGATQVDSLIDFTGERALPAGSQWTWTGTLTAPTAGVYELKLQTAGGVGTLSIDGQPVLRTGMFFSDASLIPTADSLENATYRIELQAGQQLSLTVQISGQVPSLPFLPAGQNPVQVRLAWVTPERRAAFLEEAAEAARAAHAAIVFVYEEGTEGRDRETLALHPDQDALVEAVAAANPRTTVVMNVGAPTLMPWAERVGAILLMWYPGQEGGWATADVLLGRANPAGRLPVTFPRRAEDAPTASPERYPGVDLTARYDEGIFVGYRWYDAQQIEPLFPFGHGLSYTTFAYENLRVEPDGDGFVVRFVVRNTGDRAGSDVPQVYLGPPENPPVPMAVRQLVGFRRVTLAPGEAQEVAVRIDGRALSYWSVEDHAWVKAIGRRPLYVGASSRDLRLQTEIDVQ from the coding sequence ATGAAGCATCTTGTTACGACGCTGCTCTTCGGGCTGGTTTTTGCCGCGGCCGTGCGGGCGCAATCGTCCCGCGTGGATTCGTTGCTGGCGGCCATGACGCTGGCCGAAAAAATCTCGTTGCTGCACGGGGCGATCGACCCGACCGGCGAGGCGGGCGCCGGGTATGTGCCCGGTGTGCCTCGCCTGGGCATTCCTGCGATGCGGCTGACCGACGGCCCGGCCGGCATTCGCACACGCCATCCGGCCACGGCGCTTCCGGCCCCGGTCGCGCTGGCTGCTTCGTTCGATCCCGAGCTGGCCTATCGCTACGGCCACGTGATGGGCATCGAAGGCCGGGCACGCCGGCATGAGGTGCTGCTTTCCCCCATGGTCAACATCGTGCGCGTGCCCGAGGCGGGCCGCAATTTCGAGACGTTCAGCGAAGACCCGCTGCTTTCGGCCGAGATGGTGGCCGCCGAGGTGCGGGGGATCCAGGACGCCGGCATGATGGCCACGGTCAAGCACTACGTGGCCAACAACTTTGAAAACGATCGAATGCGGGTGAACGTGGTGGTGGACGAGCGCACGCTCAGGGAAATCTACCTGCCGGGCTTCGAGGCGGCCATCAAAGCAGGCGCGGCGGCCGTCATGTGCGCCTACAACCGGGTGAACGGCCCCTACGTCTGCGACAATGAAATGCTGCTCACGGACATCCTGCGCGACGAGTGGGGCTTCGAGGGCTGGGTAATGACGGACTGGTTCGCCGGGCACAGCCTGGAATCGCTCGTGCGCGGGCTGGATCAGGAAATGCCGGGCTACACGATTCCGTTCAGCTTGCTCGACATGCCGCTGGCACCGGCCGTCTTCGCCGATTCACTCCTGGCAGCCGTCGAGTCCGGGCGGATCGACGAGGCCTATGTGGACCGGGCGGTGCGGCGCATTCTGGTGCAGATGGAGCAGTTCGGGTTGCTGGATGGCGAATCGACTCCGCCGGAGATCGACATCGAAGCGCATGCGGCCGTCGCGCGCGAGGTGGCCGAAGCCGGAGCCGTGCTGCTCCGCAACGAAAACCAGACGCTGCCGCTGAGCGAACGTGATCTGCAGCACCTGGTCGTGATCGGCCCCACGGCTACGCGGCCGCTTATCGGCGGTGGAGGGAGCTCCCGCGTGCGGCCTTTCCGCACCACGTCCACGCTGGCGGCGCTGCAGGAACTGGCCGGACCACAGGCCCAAATTCGCTACGTGCCGGGCATCGACCTCGACGGTGTGCCGGTGCCCACCTCGGCCCTCCGGACGCCCGACGGACAGCCGGGACTCCTCCGCCAGGGCGCCGACGGCGCAACGCAGGTCGATTCCCTGATCGACTTTACCGGCGAGCGGGCGCTGCCGGCCGGATCGCAGTGGACCTGGACCGGCACGCTGACGGCACCGACCGCCGGTGTCTATGAACTCAAACTGCAGACGGCCGGGGGCGTCGGCACGCTGTCGATCGACGGCCAGCCGGTGTTGCGTACGGGCATGTTCTTCAGCGATGCCAGCCTGATCCCGACGGCCGACAGCCTGGAAAACGCCACCTATCGGATCGAACTGCAGGCCGGGCAGCAGCTCTCGCTGACGGTGCAGATCTCGGGCCAGGTGCCGTCGCTGCCGTTCCTGCCGGCCGGACAGAATCCGGTGCAGGTGCGGCTGGCCTGGGTGACGCCAGAGCGGCGGGCGGCTTTTCTGGAGGAAGCGGCAGAGGCCGCCCGCGCGGCGCACGCGGCGATCGTGTTCGTCTATGAGGAAGGGACCGAAGGGCGTGACCGGGAGACGCTGGCGCTGCACCCGGACCAGGACGCGCTGGTCGAGGCCGTGGCAGCGGCCAATCCGCGAACGACGGTGGTGATGAACGTAGGGGCGCCCACGCTGATGCCCTGGGCCGAGCGCGTTGGTGCGATCCTGCTGATGTGGTATCCGGGCCAGGAAGGCGGATGGGCCACGGCCGACGTGCTGCTCGGCCGCGCCAATCCGGCAGGACGGTTGCCCGTCACGTTCCCGCGTCGCGCCGAAGATGCGCCGACGGCTTCGCCGGAGCGCTACCCGGGCGTGGATCTGACGGCGCGCTACGATGAGGGCATCTTCGTAGGGTACCGCTGGTACGACGCGCAGCAGATCGAACCGCTATTCCCCTTCGGCCACGGACTTTCCTACACGACCTTCGCCTACGAGAACCTGCGCGTCGAGCCCGACGGCGACGGCTTCGTCGTGCGCTTCGTGGTGCGCAACACGGGTGATCGGGCCGGTAGCGACGTGCCGCAGGTTTATCTGGGGCCGCCGGAAAATCCCCCCGTGCCCATGGCCGTGCGCCAGTTGGTGGGCTTCCGGCGCGTGACGCTCGCGCCCGGCGAGGCGCAGGAAGTGGCCGTGCGCATCGACGGCCGCGCGCTTTCGTACTGGTCGGTCGAAGACCATGCCTGGGTGAAGGCCATCGGGCGCCGGCCGCTTTACGTGGGCGCTTCCTCCCGCGACCTGCGGTTGCAGACGGAAATCGACGTGCAGTAG
- a CDS encoding HDOD domain-containing protein translates to MSNAIPEYIYESVRSLPPLPAAVERLLAMSREPEVDFRKVSQVIESDPALTARILRAANSAFYGVSRRVQTVRQAVVLLGHEVVINLALGVSVLNLKRNLLKQWPGDPAAFWRHSLSVALMARELARQLKLADTEGAFVAGLLHDIGKLVLLSHHGVVYAQTLLAARQSSDPLYLLERELFEVDHAAAGYALCQHWNLPEALAQAVAEHHADEPPASGTIAELVYDANELIKRLGLGDSGNAFTTLRTGPLPPHRRLTFDRLQELVRQLISELEQTEAILEGPSHREALPTLPARSRGTVHLHLRDPQMVDLLRVVLWAMGYEAVVIGDAESSPASSPRLLGLIADTSIPATRRFAYEQHGIPVLTELFPPHTPHVDLAALRRRLVQAFNHQTTTAS, encoded by the coding sequence ATGTCGAACGCGATTCCTGAATACATCTACGAAAGTGTCCGTTCGTTGCCACCGCTACCGGCCGCCGTCGAACGCCTGCTGGCCATGTCGCGGGAGCCGGAGGTAGATTTTCGGAAAGTATCGCAGGTCATCGAGTCGGATCCGGCGCTGACCGCTCGCATTCTTCGGGCGGCCAACTCGGCCTTCTATGGCGTTTCGCGGCGCGTGCAGACGGTGCGGCAGGCCGTCGTGCTACTGGGCCACGAAGTGGTAATCAACCTGGCGCTGGGCGTTTCGGTGCTCAACCTGAAGCGCAACCTGCTCAAGCAGTGGCCCGGTGATCCGGCCGCCTTCTGGCGGCACAGCCTGAGCGTAGCCTTGATGGCCCGCGAGCTGGCCCGCCAGCTCAAGCTGGCCGACACCGAAGGCGCCTTCGTGGCGGGTCTGTTGCACGACATCGGCAAACTGGTGCTGCTTTCCCACCACGGGGTCGTGTACGCACAGACGCTGCTGGCCGCCCGCCAGAGTTCCGATCCGCTCTACCTGCTGGAACGCGAACTGTTTGAAGTGGACCACGCCGCCGCCGGCTATGCGCTGTGCCAGCACTGGAACCTGCCCGAAGCGCTGGCGCAGGCCGTTGCCGAACACCATGCCGACGAGCCGCCCGCCAGCGGCACCATTGCCGAACTCGTCTACGACGCCAACGAACTGATCAAACGGCTGGGACTGGGCGACAGCGGCAATGCCTTTACCACCCTTCGAACCGGTCCCCTCCCGCCACATCGCCGCCTCACGTTCGATCGCCTGCAGGAGCTTGTCCGACAGCTCATTTCCGAGCTGGAACAAACCGAAGCCATTCTGGAAGGACCTTCCCATCGGGAGGCACTCCCCACGCTTCCGGCCCGCTCGCGCGGAACGGTCCACCTGCATCTGCGCGATCCGCAGATGGTTGACCTGCTGCGCGTGGTGCTCTGGGCGATGGGTTACGAAGCCGTCGTGATTGGCGATGCCGAGTCCTCTCCGGCTTCCTCCCCCCGTCTGCTGGGACTGATCGCCGACACGTCGATTCCGGCCACGCGACGCTTCGCCTACGAGCAGCACGGCATTCCGGTACTGACCGAGCTGTTTCCACCGCATACGCCGCACGTGGACCTTGCCGCGCTGCGTCGGCGGCTGGTGCAGGCCTTCAATCACCAGACCACCACGGCCTCCTGA
- a CDS encoding riboflavin synthase encodes MFTGIIEEVGQIARIDPLGGGRRLTIRANFAGALRPDQSVAVNGVCLTVVAADAQTFTVEVVEETLRKTTLGRLTEGMPVNLERALPADGRLDGHFVQGHVDTTGEVVSVEVEETDRLYRIRFPRAFRPYLIPTGSIAIDGISLTVARLEEETLTVAIIPHTFQKTNVSTWQPGTPVNLEFDMIGKYVIGWLMHGRDPKAVALRSSSPLESA; translated from the coding sequence ATGTTTACCGGCATCATCGAAGAAGTGGGACAGATTGCCCGGATTGATCCGCTGGGCGGCGGACGTCGGCTGACGATCCGGGCAAATTTTGCCGGCGCGTTACGTCCTGACCAGAGCGTGGCCGTCAACGGGGTCTGCCTGACCGTGGTAGCGGCCGATGCGCAGACGTTCACCGTCGAAGTAGTGGAAGAGACGCTGCGCAAGACGACGCTGGGACGCCTGACCGAAGGCATGCCCGTCAACCTGGAACGGGCCCTGCCCGCCGACGGCCGGTTGGACGGTCACTTCGTGCAAGGCCATGTCGATACCACCGGCGAGGTGGTATCCGTCGAGGTGGAGGAAACCGACCGCCTTTACCGCATCCGCTTTCCCCGGGCGTTTCGCCCGTACCTGATTCCCACCGGCTCCATTGCGATCGACGGCATCAGCCTGACCGTGGCCCGGCTCGAAGAGGAGACGCTCACGGTGGCCATCATTCCCCACACGTTTCAGAAGACGAACGTTTCGACCTGGCAGCCGGGCACGCCGGTCAATCTCGAATTCGATATGATCGGCAAGTACGTGATCGGATGGCTGATGCACGGCCGGGACCCGAAGGCCGTCGCCCTGCGTTCATCTTCCCCGCTGGAAAGCGCTTAA
- a CDS encoding tetratricopeptide repeat protein yields the protein MPLPELREIARRIETEEAREVLPTLYQLAEQFPAWGAVQVLLARALQAVDRWDEALTVWQRVAFWLPDSPVVQEGIRTALRRVVQPVTTEETADPSVALPDPLQELARAAGRASQPDDGPAAVSSAEPDRPALDDLDLDRLIAELESARIEPRPDLDDIPPPELENDVDDLVSETLARIYEAQQQYEEAARVYEKLALQHPEKAAHYREQAAKMRAKAAGQASP from the coding sequence ATGCCGCTTCCTGAGCTGAGGGAAATTGCCCGACGAATCGAGACGGAAGAGGCCCGCGAGGTGCTTCCCACGCTTTACCAGCTGGCCGAGCAGTTTCCGGCGTGGGGCGCCGTGCAGGTGCTGCTGGCCCGTGCACTGCAGGCCGTGGATCGCTGGGACGAGGCGCTGACCGTGTGGCAACGCGTGGCCTTCTGGCTTCCCGACAGTCCCGTGGTGCAGGAAGGCATCCGGACGGCACTTCGTCGGGTGGTGCAGCCTGTCACGACAGAAGAAACGGCCGACCCCTCGGTCGCGTTGCCGGATCCGCTGCAGGAACTGGCCCGCGCGGCCGGGCGCGCATCGCAGCCGGACGATGGCCCTGCCGCTGTGTCTTCGGCCGAACCAGACCGGCCCGCTCTGGACGATCTGGACCTGGATCGGCTGATCGCCGAACTGGAATCAGCCCGCATCGAACCACGTCCCGACCTGGACGACATTCCGCCGCCGGAGCTGGAAAACGACGTGGACGACCTGGTTTCGGAGACGCTGGCACGCATCTACGAGGCGCAACAGCAGTACGAAGAGGCGGCCCGCGTCTACGAAAAGCTGGCGCTGCAGCACCCCGAAAAAGCGGCCCACTACCGCGAGCAGGCCGCAAAAATGCGCGCAAAAGCAGCAGGTCAGGCCAGTCCATGA
- the miaB gene encoding tRNA (N6-isopentenyl adenosine(37)-C2)-methylthiotransferase MiaB has protein sequence MNLIQDLEILDDLDAPRLTAEEAEGARKVYIETYGCQMNVSDSEIVAAILRAHGYGLTRDPEQADVVLLNTCAIRENAEQKVRHRLDIFRAHKRKQRPGLRIGVLGCMAERLRHKLLEEEQLVDLVVGPDAYRDLPRLLEEAETTGQAAVNVQLSREETYADIAPVRYDSNGVTAYVSIMRGCDNMCAFCVVPFTRGRERSRPVQSILDECARLVEEGYREVTVLGQNVNSYRYTENGTVVTFPELLYRVSLISPELRVRYSTSHPKDCSDELLHVHRERHNVCNYIHLPVQHGNTDVLRRMRRTYTREQYLALVERARRIVPGISLSTDIIAGFCGETEEEHRDTLSLLEEVRFDHAYMFMYSERPGTYAARKYKDDVPLEVKKRRLQEIIELQTRISLENNRKEIGRVHTVLVEGPSKRSPEQLCGRTDTNKMVVFDRHDFRPGDYVRVRITDCTSATLFGEPLGRTTLAESAHTEPALV, from the coding sequence ATGAACCTGATTCAGGACCTGGAAATTCTCGACGATCTGGACGCGCCCAGGCTGACGGCCGAGGAGGCGGAGGGAGCGCGCAAGGTGTACATCGAGACCTACGGCTGCCAGATGAACGTCTCCGACTCGGAGATCGTGGCGGCCATTCTGCGCGCGCACGGCTACGGGCTGACGCGCGACCCGGAGCAGGCCGACGTCGTGCTGCTCAACACGTGCGCCATCCGGGAAAACGCCGAGCAGAAGGTGCGGCATCGGCTCGACATCTTCCGGGCGCATAAGCGGAAGCAGCGGCCCGGCCTGCGCATCGGCGTGCTGGGCTGCATGGCCGAGCGCCTGCGGCACAAGCTGTTGGAAGAGGAGCAGCTCGTCGATCTGGTCGTCGGACCCGACGCCTACCGCGACCTGCCGCGTCTGCTGGAAGAGGCCGAAACGACCGGCCAGGCGGCCGTCAACGTACAGCTCTCGCGCGAAGAGACCTACGCCGACATCGCCCCGGTGCGCTACGACTCGAACGGGGTGACGGCCTACGTGTCGATCATGCGCGGCTGCGATAACATGTGCGCCTTCTGCGTGGTGCCCTTCACGCGCGGACGTGAGCGCAGCCGCCCCGTGCAGAGCATTCTGGACGAATGTGCCCGCCTGGTGGAGGAAGGCTACCGGGAGGTGACCGTCCTGGGCCAGAACGTCAACTCGTACCGCTACACGGAAAACGGCACCGTCGTCACCTTCCCGGAACTGCTCTACCGCGTCAGTCTGATCTCGCCGGAGCTGCGCGTGCGCTACTCGACCAGCCATCCCAAGGACTGCTCCGACGAGCTGCTGCACGTGCACCGCGAGCGGCACAACGTGTGCAACTACATCCACCTGCCCGTGCAGCACGGCAACACCGACGTGCTCCGTCGCATGCGCCGCACCTACACGCGCGAGCAGTACCTGGCGCTGGTGGAGCGGGCACGCCGCATCGTGCCGGGCATCTCGCTCTCGACCGACATCATCGCAGGCTTCTGCGGGGAGACCGAAGAAGAACACCGGGATACGCTCTCGCTCCTGGAAGAAGTCCGCTTCGACCACGCCTACATGTTCATGTACTCGGAGCGGCCCGGCACCTATGCCGCCCGCAAGTACAAAGACGACGTGCCGCTGGAGGTGAAAAAGCGGCGGCTGCAGGAGATTATCGAACTGCAGACGCGCATCTCGCTGGAGAACAACCGCAAGGAGATCGGCCGCGTGCACACGGTGCTGGTGGAAGGCCCCAGCAAGCGAAGCCCGGAGCAGCTCTGCGGGCGTACCGATACGAACAAAATGGTGGTCTTCGACCGCCATGACTTCCGTCCCGGCGACTATGTGCGCGTACGCATCACCGACTGCACGTCGGCCACGCTCTTCGGCGAGCCGCTGGGACGCACGACGCTGGCCGAATCGGCCCACACAGAACCGGCCCTGGTCTGA